A stretch of the Thermoplasmata archaeon genome encodes the following:
- a CDS encoding polyprenol monophosphomannose synthase, which yields MSSGEVHALTVVVPTYNEGANLLVLFREFAKLRGTWQVPFELLVVDDDSPDGTAALAHSLGERLGIPTRVVIRRPPRSLGGAIIDGLRESGTDLVAVMDADLSHPPFLLPLMLEQLNGFDGVVASRYMSGGRIIHWPLYRRVISLGATAMAHRIVRTPCSDPLSGFFVFRPAALQGVRISGTGHKPLFEVLAHRALTICEVPYVFRNRENGTSKLGGRGILDYLRLTMRLWHDREPLGDPAGAARKHVRATHRDP from the coding sequence CTGTTTCGCGAGTTCGCGAAGCTCCGAGGTACCTGGCAGGTCCCCTTCGAACTCCTCGTCGTGGACGACGACTCCCCGGACGGAACGGCGGCCCTGGCCCACTCCCTGGGGGAGCGCCTGGGCATCCCGACCCGGGTCGTGATCCGGCGGCCTCCGCGGAGCCTCGGCGGCGCGATCATCGATGGGCTTCGGGAGTCGGGCACGGACCTCGTGGCCGTCATGGACGCGGACCTCTCCCATCCCCCGTTCCTGCTCCCCCTGATGCTCGAGCAGCTCAACGGCTTCGACGGCGTGGTCGCCTCGCGGTACATGTCCGGCGGCCGGATCATCCACTGGCCCCTGTATCGGCGGGTGATCAGCCTCGGGGCCACGGCGATGGCGCACCGGATCGTACGCACGCCCTGCTCGGATCCCCTCTCCGGGTTCTTCGTCTTCCGCCCGGCCGCCCTCCAGGGGGTGCGGATCAGCGGCACTGGGCACAAGCCCCTGTTCGAGGTCCTCGCCCATCGAGCACTCACGATCTGCGAGGTGCCCTACGTGTTCCGCAACCGGGAGAACGGGACCAGCAAGCTCGGCGGGCGAGGCATCCTGGACTACCTCCGGCTGACGATGCGTCTGTGGCACGACCGCGAGCCGCTCGGGGACCCTGCGGGAGCCGCCCGGAAACACGTCCGCGCGACCCACCGTGATCCCTGA
- a CDS encoding class II glutamine amidotransferase — protein sequence MCRMMGVVSRGPVYYDLFEEFADLSTKGMCPIGAPDERGHKDGWGLLCFQNGALTIQMKDVGCAADASKYYGTAWKIAKLNIERAEGQNLIVLGHLRRASDPKTVGQRWSHPFVEERDGVTWAFQHNGSLNKESNEKDVIDSQILFHLVLEALDGRDHAAVARATTIARQRAIDEYDGFTGLNFMMSDGTALHAYRDFQTNGAYYTLYQDHFGEMVITTSEPILAMKADPMPRGILHTVTPDLEVAKTEIA from the coding sequence ATGTGCCGGATGATGGGCGTCGTGAGCCGCGGGCCCGTGTACTACGACCTGTTCGAGGAGTTCGCGGACCTGTCCACGAAGGGGATGTGCCCGATCGGGGCGCCCGACGAGCGGGGGCACAAGGACGGCTGGGGGCTCCTTTGCTTCCAGAACGGCGCGCTCACGATCCAGATGAAGGACGTGGGCTGCGCCGCGGACGCGTCCAAGTACTACGGCACTGCGTGGAAGATCGCGAAGCTGAACATCGAGCGCGCGGAGGGCCAGAACCTGATCGTCCTGGGCCACCTGCGCCGCGCGTCGGACCCCAAGACGGTCGGGCAGCGGTGGTCCCACCCCTTCGTGGAGGAGCGGGACGGCGTGACGTGGGCGTTCCAGCACAACGGCTCCCTGAACAAGGAGTCGAACGAGAAGGACGTGATCGACTCCCAGATTCTGTTCCACCTGGTCCTCGAGGCCCTGGACGGCCGAGACCACGCCGCGGTGGCTCGGGCGACGACGATCGCGCGGCAGCGCGCGATCGACGAGTACGACGGCTTCACGGGCCTGAACTTCATGATGAGCGATGGGACCGCGCTCCACGCGTACCGCGACTTCCAGACGAACGGGGCGTACTACACCCTATACCAGGACCACTTCGGCGAGATGGTCATCACGACCTCGGAGCCTATCCTGGCCATGAAGGCGGACCCCATGCCGCGGGGCATCCTGCACACGGTGACGCCGGACCTCGAGGTCGCCAAGACGGAGATCGCGTAG